Genomic segment of Octadecabacter arcticus 238:
ACAAAAACCTGCGCCATCCCAAATGCCATCATCGTGTAGCCCAAAAGAATAAACCGCCTGTGCGCGCGCCCAGATTGCTGGGGTGATAAACCTATGGGATGTCCGCCATCGGTCGAGTTCGTCGGAAGCAACTGCCCGGCAAACCAATGTGCCAATATCGCCAACAGACCATATTGTGGCAAGACTTCTATGATCGCCGACAATCGTCTGCCGGACATGCCCGACAGTTGCAGCGCCGTGGAAAAGGCCATCAACCCAAGCAGCGGAATAACAATCTGCCCCAGCGACAATACAAACTGCAAAACTTTTTGACCACGCCGCGAATGGGACACAATCAGCCCTGCGGCCCAGCTAAACCACGCCCGCCCCCGCAGCACGAACACGACAGACACTGCCAGCAGCACGAAAATTGCCGGAAACTGGCTGAGCATTTCACTGCGGAGTCTTGGATTGTTAGCGTTAACTTGAACCTCGCCTTTAAGCGTACCCACAGCCGCTGTCAGCGCATCCCAGGTCCGGCTCCAGCCGTTTGGATTGAGCGGCGATTGTGACCGTTCCAAAAAGAGTTCTGTTTGGCGATCACGGATGATGCTGTCAATTTCACCTATTTGGCCATTGGCTTGTGTGTGGGCTTCTTGTGCCAAGATCGCTGGTGCCCGCAAATCGCTAAGCTGGTCGTTCAGAAGGCCGCGCCGTACCGCGATGTGCACGTTTTCTGCGGCGGCATCCGGGACCTCCCCTAACGCAGCGATCTGTGCCCGCACGGTGGTAATGCGCGCTGCGTTCAGCGTTTGTCGCGCCAGAAACCTATCGCGCCAGTCCGCCAACTCACTGCGTAAATCGCCAAACGCAGCGTTTGAGGCACGTCCTGATTCCAGCGCGGCGTTGGCGCGTTCAGCAACCGCTTCCCACTCCGCTTGATCGACAAATGCGGGGCCTTGATCGACCGCGCTGGCCGGGTCTCCGGATGGTGTGCTGGCGTCTTCGACAGTGACGTCGGTGTCTTGCGCCCACGCTGGCGAAACGGCCAAAAGCAGAACAAGCAATAAGAACCTAAATCGCATCAAACATTTTCCATTACATTCGGAATGTCGCGGGGCGCTTTGTCCAGCCATGCCGGAACCGGCAGACCGTTTTCGCGCAAGAACTCGGGGTTAAACAGTTTGGCTTGATACCGCGTACCGTAGTCGCAGAGAATGGTGACAATCGTATTCCTCGGCCCCATATCGGCCGCCATACGCATGGCACCCGCAATGTTGATGCCGCTTGATCCGCCCAGACACAGACCCTCATCAGCAAGTAGGTCAAAGACAATAGGCAAGGCTTCTGCATCGGGGATTTTGTAGAAACTGTCCGGTGTGAACCCGTCAAGGTTGGCCGTAATACGCCCCTGCCCGATGCCTTCGGTGATCGAATTTCCGCCGGCGTCCTTGCCAGTGTAGAGTTTGTACAGACCCGACCCTTCGGGATCAGCCAGCCCGATGTTCACGCCATTTGGTTGCAGCGCCATGCCGACGCCCGCAAGCGTACCACCGGAGCCCACTGCGCAGACAAACCCGTCAACACGGCCATTGGTCTGATCCCAAATTTCGGGTCCGGTCGTTTCGATATGGGCTTGGCGGTTGGCGACATTGTCAAACTGGTTGGCCCAGATCGCGCCGTTGGGATCGCTTTGCGCCAGCCGTTCAGCAAGGCGGCCGGAATATTTCACGTAGTTGTCGGGGTTCGAATACGGCACAGCCGGCACTTCGATCAATTCAGCACCCGCGATGCGAATCATGTCCTTCTTTTCCTGACTTTGGGTGTCTGGGATCACGATCACCGTCTTGAATCCCAACGATGCACCCACCAGCGCGAGCCCGATACCAGTGTTGCCTGCCGTGCCCTCTACAATAGTGCCGCCGGGGCGCAGCGTGCCCTTGGCGACGGCGTCGCGAATAATGAACAACGCCGCGCGGTCCTTGACCGACTGACCGGGGTTCATAAATTCAGCCTTGCCTAGAATCTCACATCCCGTCGCTTCGGATGCGGCGCGCAGGCGGATCAGGGGTGTGTTGCCGACAGTGTCAGCAAGATTAGTACGTATGGTCATTTTTGCAGCCTTTCGCATTTGATGTCCGGTTTAGGGGAGCGCCCCCAAACCTGCAACGGGGCACCGTCAAGCGGATGGGCGCAAACCGTCACGATTGCGCGCAAGCCAATGCCCCGCGACCAACAATGGCAACAGGCGGAATTCGCCCGCGTTCAGGGCTTTGTCAAAATCCGCCCAGTCCATGATCTGTGATCGTATGTCTTCCGCTTCGCTCAGTTTCCCCCCGACGCCCGCCGACCCGTCCGGCAGGTCCGTGATGCCGACGTAGATAAAGAAATGCTCGGTCGTAGACCCCGGGCTGGGATAGGCCGCTGACACGCATTTGAGATCTGTGAGCGTGATCCCCGCCTCCTCCAGCGCCTCGCGCCGTGCGGCTTCTTCGGGTCCCTCACCGGGGTCAATGCGCCCCGCGATGGGTTCGATCGTCCACGGGTTTGAATCGCCGCGCAAATAGGCACCCGTGCGGAATTGTTCGACAAGCATCACGCGGTCGCGCACCGGATCATAGGGCAGCACAATGGCGCAATCGACACCGATAAAGACCGCGCGGTTCACCGGATCGCTCATTGATCCGTCAAAGCGGCGGAACGACAAGTCCAATTCCTCGACGTTGAAAAATCCCGCATAGCGTATACGCGCCTCAATCACTTGCACATCATTGCGCCCCATGCGCCCGCTTTGATTAGAATCCGGTCCACTAGAGTTTGCCGTCCGCTGGCGCGACGCAGCCCGCGCCATCATATTGGGATAAAGCTGGCCCATCTGCGCCGCTGGCATGCTGTCGATTGTGGCCATCGCCTCAACGGCGGTCATCGTCGTGACCTCGCCAAAGGCCGCAATCCAACCCTCACGGTCCCAAGGCTCTGCTGGGGTCCAGCGGCCAACGGGCGGCACATAGGCCGTTACATCACGCGGTCGTTGGTCCTGATCCAGCACCACAAATTCGATCCGCGCGTAATCAAACGCCTTTTCGTAATAATCCAACCGCGCGATTTCGCCATCATCAAGACCAGCAATAATGATCCCTTCGGCCACACCTGTCGGGTCGCCGTGCATGATTGGGAAAACATGACCTTCCACACGGCTCACACTATATTCGGGCCGCACGGCCCATGAAATGCGTTTGGCTATCTCCGGATCGCCGCTCACGACCTCCAGAAGCGGCATGTGGAGCAATGTGCCAAAAATAAACAGATCCATCAGCTAAAGCGCCGTCCAAAAAATTCGGTAATTAGCCCGCCCGCAAAACCGCCGATCAACAACGTCGCAAGGATTTCCGGCGTCAGGATCATCGTTCCATGTTCAATGAACAGCGCGAACACATCAGTCACTGCCTCTCCGGGGCCATCGTAGAGTTTGCGCAAGGATCGTTTGATCATCATCCCGAACGAATTGAAAAACAGCGCCATAACGACCATAGCCACCAACGCGGTCAGACCATAGCTGAACGCAGCCACGTATCCCGTACCGGCCCGTGGCCCTGCAATTTTCCAGCCTGCGACCAGACCGCAGATCGTGTTGATCTACTTTAACCAGCCCATGGGTGCGTCTACTGGAAATAGCGGCACGATCAGCGTGCTTGCGTACCACGCAAGTGCCCCAAACAAAATTGCCCCGATCAGTCGTCCCATAGTCGGCATGTGCTGCTACTTTGCCCGAACGGTGCCGCGTAC
This window contains:
- a CDS encoding cysteine synthase A, with product MTIRTNLADTVGNTPLIRLRAASEATGCEILGKAEFMNPGQSVKDRAALFIIRDAVAKGTLRPGGTIVEGTAGNTGIGLALVGASLGFKTVIVIPDTQSQEKKDMIRIAGAELIEVPAVPYSNPDNYVKYSGRLAERLAQSDPNGAIWANQFDNVANRQAHIETTGPEIWDQTNGRVDGFVCAVGSGGTLAGVGMALQPNGVNIGLADPEGSGLYKLYTGKDAGGNSITEGIGQGRITANLDGFTPDSFYKIPDAEALPIVFDLLADEGLCLGGSSGINIAGAMRMAADMGPRNTIVTILCDYGTRYQAKLFNPEFLRENGLPVPAWLDKAPRDIPNVMENV
- a CDS encoding NUDIX domain-containing protein — encoded protein: MDLFIFGTLLHMPLLEVVSGDPEIAKRISWAVRPEYSVSRVEGHVFPIMHGDPTGVAEGIIIAGLDDGEIARLDYYEKAFDYARIEFVVLDQDQRPRDVTAYVPPVGRWTPAEPWDREGWIAAFGEVTTMTAVEAMATIDSMPAAQMGQLYPNMMARAASRQRTANSSGPDSNQSGRMGRNDVQVIEARIRYAGFFNVEELDLSFRRFDGSMSDPVNRAVFIGVDCAIVLPYDPVRDRVMLVEQFRTGAYLRGDSNPWTIEPIAGRIDPGEGPEEAARREALEEAGITLTDLKCVSAAYPSPGSTTEHFFIYVGITDLPDGSAGVGGKLSEAEDIRSQIMDWADFDKALNAGEFRLLPLLVAGHWLARNRDGLRPSA
- a CDS encoding TrgA family protein; its protein translation is MNTICGLVAGWKIAGPRAGTGYVAAFSYGLTALVAMVVMALFFNSFGMMIKRSLRKLYDGPGEAVTDVFALFIEHGTMILTPEILATLLIGGFAGGLITEFFGRRFS